From Leptotrichia trevisanii DSM 22070:
AATATAAAAAAATAAATATTTATTAATTTAAAATATTTTTTACTATCACGTTTGTGATAGTTTTTTTTTGGAATTTTTCAAAAAAAATTTCATTTCTTTATCCTTTTATGGTATAATAATAAACATATAATAAAGTTATAGTCTGTATTTAATCAATAAAAAACTATGGTATATAATATGGTGAGATCACTTTAAAACCGAACTTAAAAGTTTAAAATATTTCAATTAAATTTTGTTTTATTTGGTTTGCATAGTTTGATTTTTGAGAAGTTTGAGTATGTTTTAGTTTTGACTATGCTTTGAGTATTTAAAATAGGGAAAGGATGTTAAGGATATGAAAAAATTATTTTTGATGATGTTGTTAGTCACCATTTTTATTATTAGCTGTGGGAAAAAAGCTGCTGATAGCAATGTTATAAAAATAGGTGTCATTGCACCACTTACAGGGAATTATGCACAGTATGGAACGGCTGTAAAAGAAGGTGTTGAACTGAAAGTTGAGGCTATTAATAATGCAGGTGGGATTAATGGGAAAAAAATCGAGCTTGTTATTGCGGATAGTAAAGGTGATGTTCAGGAATCGGTGAATGCGTTTAAGAAGATGGTTTCACAGGATAAAGTGAATGTTGTAATTGGGGAAGTTGTGTCATCTACTTCACAAGCTATTTCAGGGCTTGCTCAAAGTGCAAAAGTACCTTTAATTTCGGCAACTGCTACAAGTCTTGATGTTACAAAAGGAAAAGATTTTGTATTTAGAACTACATTTACAGATCCTTATCAAGGGACTGCAACTGCAAAATATGCAAAATCAAAAGGTGTAAAATCAATTGCAATTTTAACAAATTCTTCAAATGACTATTCTGTAGGAATTGCTAACGCATTTAAGGAACAAGCTGAAAAAGATGGAATAAAAATTACTGAAGAAAAATATACAAATGATGATAAAGATTTTAAAGCGATTTTGACAAAAGTAAAAGGACAAAATCCTCAGGCTATCTTCATACCTGATTATTACAATACGATTGGACTGATTATTTCTCAGGCAAAAGATTTGGGAATAACTGCTCAATATTTTGGTGGAGATGGATGGGACGGAATTCAGACTAACTTTGGAGCAGTTGCAGAAGGTGCTATTTTTGCAAGTCAATTTTCTCCAGAGGATAAGGCTGAAAATGTTCAGAAATTTATGAAGGACTATCAAGCTAAATTTAACAAGGAACCAATAATGTTTGCTGCACTTGGATATGATACAGTGGAAATTTTGGAAACTGCATTAAAATCTGCAAAAGATTTAACAGGTACATCTATAAAAGAAGCTATAAATGCTGTTAGCGGCATTGATTTAATTACTGGAAAGTTAAAATTTGATGCTGATAGAAATCCTGAAAAAGCGGTTACATTTATTGAAGTAAAAGGTGGAAAACTTACACTAAAAGAAAAATTTTAATTTAAAAAATTAAATAAAATATTTATAAAGAAATAAAATATAGGCGATTGTAAAAGTAATAATATAAAAACTTAATAAATACAGTATTTTTATCTAAAATATTAAAATTTTATAGCAAAAATACTGGAGAAAATAGTAAAAATTAGAACTGTAAAAGCATTGTAATCATTAGAAATTTTAGACTTTTACAAATGACTAAAATAGTGAAGGAGAAAATAACGATGAAAAAAATATTATTTTTAGTTTCATTATTGGCATTATTCGTACTGAGCTGTGGAGCAAAGGCGTCTAAGGACAAAAATGTTATAAAAGTTGGTGTTATAGGAGCATTAACTGGAAATGTGGCACAATATGGAACAAGTACAATAAATGGATTTAAATTGAAAGTAAAGGAAATAAACGCTGCCGGTGGAATTAATGGTAAAAAAATTGAAATCGTGGAAGCAGATAGTAAAGGTGATGTGCAGGAAGCAATTAATGCCTTCAAAAAAATGGTTTCACAGGATAAAATTGATATTTTTGTAGGAGAAGTTACATCTGGGCCATCTCTTGCAATTGCACCACTTGCACAACAGGCAAAAATTCCTATGATTACAGCGACTGGAACTGCATTTGACATCACAAAGGGAAAAGATTTTGTTTATAGAACTACATTTACAGATCCTTATCAAGGAGTTGTCGTTGCAAAATATTCAAAAGCAAAAGGTTATAAAAATATTACGGTTTTAACTAATACAGGAAGCGACTATTCTGTCGGGCTTGCTAACGCATTTAAGGAACAAGCTGCAAAAGAAGGAATCCAAGTAAAAGAAGAACAATATACTGCTGATGACAAAGATTTTAGAGCATTGCTTACAAAAGTAAAGGGATACAATTCTGAAGTAATTTTTGTACCAGATTATTACAACACAATTGGACTTATTTTGACACAAGCAAAAGAGCTTGGAATAAACGCTCAGTTTTTAGGTGGAGATGGATGGGATGGAATCCAGACTAACTTTGGGCAAGTTGCAAATGGAGCAATTTTTGCAAGTCAGTTTG
This genomic window contains:
- a CDS encoding ABC transporter substrate-binding protein encodes the protein MKKILFLVSLLALFVLSCGAKASKDKNVIKVGVIGALTGNVAQYGTSTINGFKLKVKEINAAGGINGKKIEIVEADSKGDVQEAINAFKKMVSQDKIDIFVGEVTSGPSLAIAPLAQQAKIPMITATGTAFDITKGKDFVYRTTFTDPYQGVVVAKYSKAKGYKNITVLTNTGSDYSVGLANAFKEQAAKEGIQVKEEQYTADDKDFRALLTKVKGYNSEVIFVPDYYNTIGLILTQAKELGINAQFLGGDGWDGIQTNFGQVANGAIFASQFAPDDPDQNVQKFITAYKNEYKMDPIIFAALGYDTGTILETALKSVSDLSSKDAIKEAIKKFDGTLVTGSLKYDAERNPEKKVTFIEVKDGKLALKEKF
- a CDS encoding ABC transporter substrate-binding protein gives rise to the protein MKKLFLMMLLVTIFIISCGKKAADSNVIKIGVIAPLTGNYAQYGTAVKEGVELKVEAINNAGGINGKKIELVIADSKGDVQESVNAFKKMVSQDKVNVVIGEVVSSTSQAISGLAQSAKVPLISATATSLDVTKGKDFVFRTTFTDPYQGTATAKYAKSKGVKSIAILTNSSNDYSVGIANAFKEQAEKDGIKITEEKYTNDDKDFKAILTKVKGQNPQAIFIPDYYNTIGLIISQAKDLGITAQYFGGDGWDGIQTNFGAVAEGAIFASQFSPEDKAENVQKFMKDYQAKFNKEPIMFAALGYDTVEILETALKSAKDLTGTSIKEAINAVSGIDLITGKLKFDADRNPEKAVTFIEVKGGKLTLKEKF